In one Antennarius striatus isolate MH-2024 chromosome 15, ASM4005453v1, whole genome shotgun sequence genomic region, the following are encoded:
- the nrarpa gene encoding notch-regulated ankyrin repeat-containing protein A, with amino-acid sequence MSQADVSTCSAPQRVFQEAVKKGNTKELHSLLQNMTNCEFNVNSFGPEGQTALHQSVIDGNLELVKLLVKFGADIRLANREGWSALHIAAFGGHQDIVLYLITKAKYSSGAR; translated from the coding sequence ATGAGCCAGGCGGATGTGTCGACTTGCTCCGCGCCGCAGAGGGTTTTCCAGGAGGCGGTGAAGAAGGGAAACACCAAGGAGCTGCACTCGTTGCTGCAGAACATGACAAACTGCGAGTTCAACGTCAACTCCTTCGGGCCAGAAGGACAAACGGCCCTGCATCAATCCGTCATTGACGGCAACCTGGAACTGGTAAAGCTGCTGGTGAAGTTCGGTGCAGATATTCGGCTGGCCAACAGGGAAGGGTGGAGTGCTTTACACATCGCCGCGTTCGGGGGCCACCAAGACATTGTGCTATACCTCATCACCAAGGCCAAGTACTCCTCTGGGGCCCGGTGA